The window cataaaaaaatattgtgatcGAGACtcaaaaaaatagagaaaaacaaaataaaaagacaCCATTGGATATATAAGTTTGGAGTTTCTTTACGAGGACTGATCCTAATATCCTCGCAGAAGTTTGAAAAAGCAGGCTGCATTGTCAAACCGGAAAGTGGATCACAAACTTTCCACAGGACAGTGAAGTGAATCCAAGCAAAAAGTAGTACAGTGGACAGAGCTTTCGAGCTCGTGAAGGAGAAGAGGTGATAGCAATGATGTAAgaatttatctctctctctctctctcgatctcggTGTAATACCGTCAGATAACGAAGAAGAAAGATACCAGTAAACTAGCAATACGATATTATTTATGAGAACATATGCAAGCTAGTTAACATGACAAATCGTCTACAGATATGTGCATCACTTCACTGGCGAAATAGCCAACATCGCCTCCTCATTTTTGAGTCTCTTCTCGGACTTCCTGCCTTGCCCTTGCTCTCTCTCTGCCTTCTCTCCTTCAGCACAGTGCAGTCTTGTAGAGAGACACTGTTTCACATGGGTCTTGAAATGATACTGCGACTGCAGAAGCCGATGCAAGAACATTGAGTGCTTCTGTCTGGGTCTGCAGATGTGTTGTCCTTCGTCCATGTACATGCTGTGGTAAGAATGCACGATAAGAGAAGATTAATCTCTTCGGAATCCAGCTAGGATGCAAATAATAATTCCATCATCGATATCCAAGTTTGTGACTCACCATTTATTCTCTACTCAAAAGAGTACATGTTGGTGAACCCTATTTGATCGACGAACCCTTGTGTTTGTTCACCCATTTGCAGTGCACTGCCTTCATCCTGTAAAATATCATCATGTCCAGGATTTGCTACCTGCGTTGTGTTCTTGATTCGGATAAAGCTGAGTAAGAGACCAAACCTGAGAGAAGGTTGTGGTTCCACTGTCAAAAGCTTTGGCTTGAAGATGATTCATCTGGTCTACATAGGACAATGGTTGTGGTATGCTTCTCGTGATCAGTTTCTGAGATTTCAGATGCCACAAGCACATTAACATCACCCCGATACACTGATGATAGCCAAACAAACACATGAGAAGTATGAGGTTTGCAGATCACCTGTGGCTGGTTTATGCAATCGGCAAAACCGACGTCGAAATCGTATAATACGGGACTCAAAGAAGCAATCTTCATGGAGAGAAACTGGACAAAACCTAATAGATTTAGCAATTGCAGAACAAGAGGGGTGCCATCAACAACACATCATTTGCAGTTTACCTCAACTTGGTTCTGCAAGCACTGCACATAGTTAATTATCTCATCCAGGATCAGTGCTTTACCGGTGACCTTGTCACAGCCAGGAACAAGACCTTGCAGCATCTTCATCCTTTCACTAATCTTCTTCCTTCTCACCTGAAACCATGACATGGTTTGAAGCTTTGTGATTATGGAGGTCTGAAGCTATGGCGTCAAGTGTCATATAgtggtagtagtagtagtaccCTTTCCGAGAGGCTGTGGTTGTCCGTTGCTTGACCTCTCCTTGCCCTCACATGAACGTATCCATCAGAGGAGCTCCTCAGTTCCTCTGTTATCTTTAACCCACCTTTAGGCCTCTTCTGTTTCTTGCTCTTGCCATCCCTGATCCCCTAGCAACAGAAAGAGAGGAAACAAGGAATTGAGGAAGCAAAACAGCTAAGCTACCAACAGTTCAACTTGATGATGTTCTTACCTCGGATTCACCAGTAACCAAACTAGCCTCGTCTTTGGTCTTTCTTTTATGATCCACACGGCCATGTTGGTTCTGGTTCTGGACCTTTTTAGATTCATGGAGTTCACTCGACAATGGCGAACTAACTATGACTCCATCAGCCGAGGGAGCATCTGTACCAGTATCAAGGGAGCTGCTGCTATCGAAGTCTGTGACAGCAGCTGCTACTGCTGCCACTGCGACTTGCTGCTGCGGCATGAGGAGGAGCATCTCAGCCGTGGTCTTTGAAACGCAAGCAGAGTCCCAATGCGAGGAAGCCATAATGCAGTGACAGAATCGATGTCAACagctggaagaagaagaagaagaagaggcgagAAAGAGGAGACCGATACAGCGAGATCAGTGGCAGCAATGAGTTAGCAGGGCTGGGACTCTGATGGCAGTCTTTAAGCTGGTTATAAAGAAGCTGggaagagatccatctcaatcctACAATTCCATCATTAACTCTTCCATCAGTTCCATCGTCAGTAGAGGAATGATTGGCTATTGAGAGCTCAGCCAAATTGATATTTACCAATATTATTAATCCTATCTCGATTTTGACTTGCATCCAAAATAATGGATACAGCACTA of the Musa acuminata AAA Group cultivar baxijiao chromosome BXJ2-10, Cavendish_Baxijiao_AAA, whole genome shotgun sequence genome contains:
- the LOC135625011 gene encoding basic helix-loop-helix protein 80-like, whose protein sequence is MASSHWDSACVSKTTAEMLLLMPQQQVAVAAVAAAVTDFDSSSSLDTGTDAPSADGVIVSSPLSSELHESKKVQNQNQHGRVDHKRKTKDEASLVTGESEGIRDGKSKKQKRPKGGLKITEELRSSSDGYVHVRARRGQATDNHSLSERVRRKKISERMKMLQGLVPGCDKVTGKALILDEIINYVQCLQNQVEFLSMKIASLSPVLYDFDVGFADCINQPQKLITRSIPQPLSYVDQMNHLQAKAFDSGTTTFSQDEGSALQMGEQTQGFVDQIGFTNMYSFE